A window from Gossypium raimondii isolate GPD5lz chromosome 7, ASM2569854v1, whole genome shotgun sequence encodes these proteins:
- the LOC105761768 gene encoding uncharacterized protein LOC105761768, translated as MENTDYHCGVDAKDLSLVPDLVLPPKFKMLKFEKYNETNCPEAHITMFCRRMTGYVNNEQLLIHYFQDSLIGSVAKWYNQLSRANIHSWKDLARAFIKQYNHVTYMTPDRITLQNMEKKQSESFRKYAQRWREVATQVQLPLLEKETTMLFINTLKAPFINHMLESATMSFSDMVMSGEMIENAIRSGKIDAGESAKRSTPKHKENEVSNLSLYNKGYSKLVTVGQPRTVATSY; from the coding sequence ATGGAGAACACCGACTACCATTGTGGAGTTGACGCCAAGGATCTGAGTTTGGTTCCTGATTTAGTGCTCCCGCCTAAGTTCAAGATGCTAAAGTTTGAAAAGTATAATGAGACTAATTGTCCTGAAGCTCACATCACGATGTTCTGTCGAAGAATGACGGGATATGTTAACAACGAGCAACTGTTAATTCATTATTTCCAAGATAGTTTGATTGGATCGGTtgccaaatggtacaaccaGTTAAGCCGTGCCAACATCCATTCATGGAAGGACTTGGCGCGGGCTTTCATAAAGCAATACAACCATGTAACATACATGACACCCGATAGAATCACATtgcagaacatggaaaagaagcaaagtgaGAGCTTTAGAAAATATGCCCAAAGATGGAGAGAGGTAGCGACACAAGTCCAGCTACCTCTTCTAGAGAAAGAAACCacgatgcttttcatcaacactctAAAAGCCCCATTCATTAACCACATGTTGGAAAGCGCTACTATGAGCTTCTCAGATATGGTAATGTCTGGCGAGATGATTGAGAACGCCATAAGAAGTGGGAAGATAGATGCGGGGGAAAGTGCCAAAAGATCAACCCCAAAgcacaaagaaaatgaagtgagTAACCTGAGCTTGTATAATAAAGGGTATTCAAAATTAGTCACTGTAGGCCAGCCAAGGACGGTAGCAACTAGCTATTAA
- the LOC105790919 gene encoding putative respiratory burst oxidase homolog protein J: MKEKGESGQERKENPKQWTLESIAIDKNPAGVEVSRKSISQEKQQADLSGKAGRNPSSSQGLNRNVSKASSFRKLMSTARKRTNGPPPTGIHRLDRTASSAAKGLESLRFLDKKVTGKDSDAWKPTEKRFNQFAVEGKLHRDKFGICVGMGDSKEFAEGLYDALARRKGLNPEEGITKEELHSFWDEITNQNLDSRLQIFFDMCDKNGDGKLSEDEVKEIIMLSASANKLGRLKDQAGTYASLIMEELDPDHLGYIELWQLDILLRGMVASNDPKPACKREKSLAKAMIPKNYRTPISRYKTITIEYLNDHWRRIWVIFLFMAVNLGLFYWKYVEFIGSPTYQITGYCVCVAKGSAEALKFNMALVLLPVCRRTLTWLRSSFLNQFFPFDDNINFHKLVALAIAIWSTVHTFMHLACNYPLIASCPKAKFMATLGPVLNYKQPTYADLVDNVVGITGILMVVIMLFSFILATHNFRRNVVKLPWPFTTLAGFNSFWYAHHLLILVYVQMILHGYILIFEKPWYQKTTWMYLIVPMLLYARERFLTRFQDHKHVVHVIKAVIYTGNVLAIYMTKPPGFEYRSGMYLFIKCPDVSKFEWHPFSITSAPKEDYLSVHIRALGDWTSELRNKFKKVCEPPTVGGKRGELLRMETKTVNHASGSSNYKGPQQEQQNFPEIYIKGPYGAPAQDYNKYDILFLIGLGIGATPFISIIKDLLSNIKPDGKEEENCSCLKTGRKYPERAYFYWVTREQDSFEWFKGVMDDIAEFDKNKMIEMHNYLTSVYEEGDARSALIGMVQKMQQAKNGVDIVSESRITTHFARPNWRKVFTAMANNHPASRIGVFYCGSATLTQVLKNLCHEFSLETSTRFQFHKENF; encoded by the exons ATGAAGGAAAAGGGTGAATCAGGGcaggaaagaaaagagaatcCAAAACAATGGACGCTGGAGAGCATTGCGATCGATAAGAATCCGGCTGGTGTTGAAGTTTCTCGGAAATCCATTTCCCAAGAAAAACAACAGGCAGACTTGTCGGGGAAAGCCGGAAGGAATCCGAGTAGTTCTCAAGGGTTAAATCGGAATGTTTCGAAGGCGTCATCCTTTAGGAAGCTTATGAGTACCGCTAGGAAGAGAACAAATGGACCTCCTCCAACCGGTATTCATAGATTGGACAGAACTGCTTCTTCTGCTGCAAAAGGGCTTGAGAGTCTACGTTTCCTTGATAAAAAGGTCACGGGGAAAGATTCGGATGCTTGGAAACCAACAGAAAAGCGCTTCAACCAGTTTGCGGTCGAGGGGAAGCTCCATAGGGATAAATTTGGCATCTGCGTtg GAATGGGAGATTCCAAGGAATTCGCAGAGGGACTATATGATGCTTTAGCAAGGCGTAAAGGTTTGAACCCAGAAGAAGGGATAACCAAGGAAGAGTTGCATTCATTCTGGGATGAAATTACTAATCAAAATCTCGATTCAAGGCTTCAGATTTTctttgatat GTGTGACAAGAATGGAGATGGTAAGCTGTCAGAGGACGAAGTGAAGGAG ATTATAATGTTGAGTGCCTCCGCTAACAAGCTTGGGAGACTTAAAGATCAAGCCGGAACATATGCATCTTTAATCATGGAAGAGCTTGATCCTGATCACTTGGGATATATAGAG CTATGGCAGCTAGATATTCTACTAAGGGGAATGGTTGCCTCGAATGACCCCAAGCCTGCCTGCAAGCGGGAGAAGAGCCTGGCAAAAGCTATGATCCCTAAAAACTATAGAACTCCAATCAGCAGATACAAGACCATAACTATAGAATATTTAAATGACCACTGGAGAAGAATATGggttattttccttttcatggCCGTAAACTTAGGCCTCTTCTACTGGAAGTATGTCGAGTTCATTGGTTCACCTACGTATCAGATCACAGGCTATTGTGTCTGCGTTGCTAAAGGTTCAGCTGAGGCTCTCAAGTTCAACATGGCTCTTGTTCTCCTTCCAGTGTGTAGAAGAACTCTCACTTGGCTTAGATCTTCATTTCTCAACCAGTTTTTCCCTTTTGATGACAATATAAACTTCCACAAGTTGGTTGCTTTGGCAATAGCCATTTGGTCCACCGTCCATACGTTTATGCATCTCGCTTGTAATTATCCGTTAATAGCAAGTTGCCCCAAAGCAAAATTCATGGCAACTCTTGGACCTGTCCTTAATTACAAGCAGCCAACTTATGCAGATCTAGTAGACAATGTTGTCGGCATTACTGGGATACTTATGGTGGTTATTATGTTGTTTTCGTTTATTCTGGCAACACATAATTTTAGAAGAAATGTTGTCAAATTACCTTGGCCATTTACCACCTTGGCCGGCTTCAATTCCTTTTGGTATGCACATCATTTGCTGATCTTGGTTTATGTCCAAATGATCCTCCATGGTTACATCCTCATCTTCGAAAAGCCCTGGTACCAGAAGacg ACTTGGATGTATCTCATTGTCCCAATGTTACTCTATGCTAGAGAGAGATTCCTTACCAGGTTCCAGGATCACAAGCATGTGGTCCATGTCATTAAG GCAGTGATATATACAGGAAATGTTCTAGCCATATACATGACCAAGCCTCCTGGATTCGAGTACAGAAGTGGAATGTATCTGTTTATCAAGTGTCCAGATGTATCAAAATTTGAGtg GCATCCATTTTCCATCACTTCGGCACCTAAAGAAGACTACTTGAGCGTCCACATTCGGGCCCTAGGGGACTGGACTTCTGaactaagaaataaatttaaaaag GTTTGTGAACCCCCCACTGTGGGAGGAAAAAGAGGAGAGTTACTGAGAATGGAAACTAAGACAGTAAATCATGCATCAGGTTCAAGTAATTATAAAGGCCCACAACAGGAACAACAAAA TTTTCCAGAGATCTATATCAAAGGGCCATATGGAGCACCAGCTCAAGACTATAATAAGTATGACATCCTCTTTCTTATTGGCCTGGGAATTGGAGCAACTCCATTTATCAGCATCATAAAAGATCTGCTCAGCAACATCAAACCA GACggtaaagaagaagaaaattgcaGCTGTTTGAAGACTGGTAGGAAGTATCCTGAAAGGGCATATTTCTATTGGGTGACCAGGGAACAAGACTCCTTCGAATGGTTTAAAGGAGTTATGGATGACATTGCAGAATTTGACAAAAAT AAAATGATAGAGATGCACAACTACTTAACAAGTGTGTATGAAGAAGGCGATGCACGGTCTGCACTCATTGGCATGGTGCAGAAAATGCAACAGGCTAAGAATGGAGTTGATATTGTCTCAGAAAGCAGG ATAACAACACATTTCGCAAGACCAAATTGGAGGAAAGTTTTCACTGCAATGGCTAACAATCACCCAGCTTCGAGAATAG GTGTTTTCTACTGTGGAAGTGCTACACTTACCCAAGTATTAAAGAACCTATGTCATGAATTTAGCTTAGAGACATCAACTCGGTTCCAATTTCACAAGGAGAActtttaa